In Candidatus Acidiferrales bacterium, the genomic stretch GACGAACCCGGATCTTCACGGAGCACGTTGAATCCTGCATTATCGACTTCGGATTGTGTCTTCCATGAAAGAGTGACGGAATTCATGTCGGTGGTCGCAAGGAAGCCAGTTGCCTGGACAGCAAGCGAAATGTCCGTCACACTTACCAGGTATGGGTAGCCATTGTTGATTCCACTGCTTATCGCCCAGACAGGAGTTGTGAAGTCCCAGCCTGAATCGGAAAAAGTCGATTGCAGCTTCATGTCGAGGGTAGTTTCGCCGGTGCCGCCGCCCGCGTTAGTGCCGTCGGTGGATTGGCCAGAAGTTTGCGTGTCCCAGAAACTGCTGTTAACCGTGGAAGTAAAACCAAAGCCGATGAGCCCTCCGATAAAAGATCCGCCGCTTACGCTTCCGGTGCTGTAGCTGTTGCTCACCGTGGAGGTAGCATTATAACCGACAAGTCCGCCTGCGCGCTGATCGGAACCGCTTACACTTCCGGTGCTGTAGCTGTTGCTTATTGTGGACAAAATATTATCCCCCACGAGTCCGCCGACATCGCTGCTGCCAGTATTACTGCCGCTAACGCTCCCGGCAGCATAACTATTGCTTACCGCGGCGGAGTGATTTCCACCAACAAGTCCGCCGACGCCGTCAACGCCGCTGACGCTTGCAGTGCTGTAACTTTCGCTTACGGTAGAATTCTCGTTGTAACCCACAAGACCGCCGGCATAACCATCGCCGTTGACGATACCGGCGCTATGGCTGTTGCTTATTTCTGTAGAGTTGTGAGTATAGCCTACAAGACTGCCAACATAATTTGCCCCTGTAATATTTTCACCGGCAAGCCCGAGATTTTTTATCGTTGCTCCCTGGACGAAGCCAAACATCCCGATGCCGCTTGTGCCGCTACGGGAAATATACAAACCGGATATCGTGTGCCCGTCCCCATCATAGGTGCCGCCGAAAAGTGTTACACTGTTCCCTATGGTAGAGAAGCCTTGACCGGAATCCCAACCGGAGCTCGAGGAGGCATCAATGTTCGAGGTCTGTCTGAAATACGAATCCCACGAGCCGGAATTTTGTGTTATCCAATAAAGGTTCGCAAGCGAGTCGATCTGGTAAGGGTCACCAGATGCGCCGCTCCCCGAAGGGGCCACGGCGGTTTGTGAAAATGTAATGGTAGTGTTAAGCAGAAAAAATATTGTGACTTTTATGATTGTGTATGACTTTGTTTTCATGCTCTCCTCCTTCCTACTCCAATCATCTTGACATAAACTGAACTAAAACGTAACCCACAACCAGAACCATCGTAACTACCGAAACCAGGTAACTCTTGTGTATCAAAAGATTCAGCCCCCTACTTGTTATCAGAAAACTTCCAACGATCGCGAGAACCGCCGCATTACAGTTGCAGCAGCGCTTCATCCTGGTTATTCCAATTGACTGTAAAAACCGCTGTACCTCTGTTGCTGGAGAATCAGGTTCAAGTTCGTTCAGGCATAAACACTCAGGACATATTCTTTTCATGGTCAGATCTCCTTTTTTATATCTGCGACAATGCGTCTCAACTCTGTCAGATTTTCTTTCGACACGAATGAATCTGCACCCGCTTCCGCAGCGGCCTTCCGATGCCGGTCATCGGCATATTCAGTTACTATCGTCACGCGCGAAGTTGGAAAAATGTTGTGAATCAATCGTGTAGCTTCGATCCCGTCCATACCGGGCATCCTAATATCCATGAGCACCCAGTCGGGTTTCTCAAAGATACAGGCGGCGAGTGCAGAACTTGCATCTGCGAATTCGATGACTTCATCGAACTGGTTCTGAACAATTTTTCTTATTGTCTCCCGAATTCTTGCGTTATCGTCCACGATCATTATTTTCATTACCGATTCAAATAACTCAAATTGGGACCGAAAGGAAATCATGGCCGGCCGTCATTTTTATGGTGGCTGGGCATCACGAGGTTTTGAGGGTGACGCCCTTATGCTTAACCTAACCAGATCTTTGTTTTTGTGGAACCTGTGGGTCGGTGCTTATTCAAAAGGTCCATCCTGAGGATCTTAACGCTCCTTGATCTCGGATTGGCTACGCAGCGTTACAGTAGTTCTTTCTTTTCCAACGCAAACCTTAGGAGGGCGTTGTTGCCCGTGATATTAAGCTTGCGGCAGATGTGCGAGCGATGGTTCTCGACTGTGTTGATGCTGATCGAAAGTTCTTCGGCGATATCTTTGCTTGTTTTGTTCTCAGAGATCAAACGCATGATTCGCCGCTCGCTTTGCGTAAGTTCTTCAAGCCCTGTACCATAATGCGACATCCCCCTGTTGCGCCTGACAAGGAACCCTGAAATGGAAGGGCTGATGTAATACTTCCCTTCCGATACCGCGGCCACGCTGTCTCGAATATCGGTAACCGCACTTTCTTTTAGTACGTATCCTCGCACACCGAAGTCTAGCGCTTTATTGAACATTTTTTCTTCGTCGTACATAGTCAGCACTATTACATTGACATCGAGCCTCCGTCGCTCGATTTCCTTCATGACTTCAAGCCCGTTCATCCTCGGCATGTCTATATCGAGGATGGCAATTTCGGGCTCAAGGCGTTCGATGGCATCCACGGCTTCAATTCCGTCGCCAGCCTCCGCTACTATCCGAAAAGTGGAGCGAAGCACCTCGACCAGTCCTTTACGAAAGATCGGATGATCATCAGCGATTATTAGGGTTACTTCTTTATGCATCATGGAGCGGTACATTTATCGAGATTGTGGTTCCAGACCCGGGCAGGGACTCAATTTCGTAAGTCCCGTTGATTATTCGAACTCTCTCAGAGATGGAGTCTAATCCGAGTCCGCTGTTCCCATCCTTATCGCCATCGGATGATGAAGAGTAAAAGCCAATTCCATTGTCTCGAACGACAATTTGCAGGCGGTTATTGAACCTGGCGACCGTCACCTGAGCTCCGGATGCTTTGGAATGTTTTACTATGTTGTTCAGAGATTCCTGAACGATTCTGTAAATATTTATCTCTGCTTCCTTCGTAAGCACACTGTCTATGTTATCGATGTCCATGGTGAAGGAAACACCGGATGAATCCCCAACCCTTTCGACCACGGATTTCAGTGCTTCAGTAATGCCGAACCTGTCAAGTTCGTACGGACGCAGGTTACGCGAAATCTCTCTCATCTCTTTCAGAGTACTTGATACTGTGTCGGATATTTCCGCGAGATGGTCACGGATATCTTCCGCCAACTCCGGTTTTTCCAGTGCTAGCAGCGCGCGATTTTTCACGACAAGCAGGTTCTGTCCGAGGCTGTCATGAATTTCTGCGGCAATACGTTTTCGCTCATTTTCCTGACTTTCGATGAGCCTTCGCGAGAACATTTCCCGCTGCCTCTTCTCTTTATTATATGCTGAAATACGCCGGAAGTAGATCGCGGGTCCAATCGAGACAAAAGCAGCAATAACGATTGCTCTGAACCACCATGTCATCCAGAACGGGGGAAGTACGAGGATCTGCAAGTTTGCCTCGCGGCTGCTCCACATTCCAGAACTATTAGTGCCTCTGACGACGAATGTGTATTTGCCCGGATCGAGGTTGGTGTAAGTCACGGTGCGTGAGGTGTTCGCCGGAATAAAATCCCTATCGAAGCCAATGAGTCTGTACTCGTACTTGTTCTTCCGTGGATCATTGAAATCGAGAGAGGCAAATGTAAGTGATAGCACGTTCTGTTTATAATCTAGTGTAATGCTTTTCGTGTTCTGAAGCGACTCGCTGAGCACGCCTGATTTGTCTCTGGCGGCAAGCGGTTTGCCGAATAAATCGATCCCTGTAATGACAATGTTCGGATCATAGTTTTCATGTTGCGATTCGTCTGGCTGGAATGCGTCGAAGCCGTTTATCCCGCCGAAGAATAACTCGCCACTAGGACTCTTGAAGTAAGCTCCTGTGTTATACTCGTTACCCTGCAAACCGTCCGCCTGCTTGTATGTGGCGATCGATTTTGTGCGCGGGTCGAACTCAGCCAGCCCCTTATTCGTACTGAGCCAAAGAGTTCCTCCCTCATCCCTGAGTATACCGTAGACAACGTTGTCCGGCAGGCCGTCGGCCTCCGTGAACGTTGTTACCTCGCCGGTGTGAATATCGAGACGATCAAGTCCGCCACCTTCCGTGCCGATCCAGATGACATGTTGAAACGGATCGTGACACAGGGAGAGGGTAATGTTACTGCTGAGTCCTTTCTTTTCGTCCGATCCTTCTACGTAATGGGTGAACGATTTTGTTTCAGGATTAAACCGCCACAGTCCCGTCCTGGATGTAATCCAGATCGACCCATCGCTGGTTTGACACATAGAAGTCGGAGGCGGATCGTTCTGCGGGCCTGGGTTCCTGTCAAAATAAAAATGGGACCAAGTGCCGGATTTGATGTTCAACTTATCGATGCAGCCGGGAGTCACAGCCCACATTGCACCATGGCTGTCCTGAAAGAGTCCGGCAACGATTGAAGAGGATAAACTCGCGGGATCCTCGGGATGGTGGCTGAAATATCGGATGCTGTTATTGCGAATGTTCATGCATGCGATGCCGAGATCGCTGGCAAACCACAATTTGCCATCCCGGTCTTGAAGGATGCTCCTCACAGGGTCGCTCATCTTAGTGTGGATGATTCCAAAGGTTTTCCGGCCACGGTTCATCATGTAAAACCCGCCGTAAGACGCGATCCAGAGTCTCCCCTCTGAATCCACGAGAATAGACCTGACGCTCTCGTTGGGCCAGCCGACCCCCGATTTTTCTGTGAAGGATTCGAAGTGAATTACATTTGGAGTATAGACGTACAATCCGTAACCGCCGGTGCCTATCCAGATGGCTCCGCTTTTGTCGCGCTTTATGCAAATAGCGCCGCTCTGTTGGTTCAGCAGGAGTTGGTGCTGATTGTCCTTGAGGTCAAGGAGAAAAATGCTGGAAAAGGTGCCGAGCCATAATCTGCCCCGCGTGTCCTCGCAGATGGTCCGAATTCCCCCCAGCTGCTGATGATTCGACCGACTGTCTTCAAAATACGAAACGAACAAGTTTCTCCGCTTATCGAGTTTATACAATCCTGCATTCGTTCCTGCCCAAATGTCTCCCATTGAATCCTGATAAAGCGATAATATTTCCGCGTTTATTTTGTCTGGAGGCGGCAGGAAGTTGTATTCTTTCACCTCCCTTTTGTTCGAACATGGATCGAACGAAAGCAGCTCTCCGCCGACCCCGGCCCAGAGAGTTCCGCTTCTATCACATAACAATGCCGACACTACGTTGTTCGGAAACGCTTTTGTGTTTGAAGTGTCCCATTTCGAAACGTAGTATTTAAACGGGATATCACCTTGAGCCGACTTGGCACTGCCATGGTTGTCGGCAAAAGAGATCTCAACAAGCCCGTCGCCTGAAGTGCCAAACCAGAGATTGCCCTCGTTATCTTCGGCAATTGCAGCATCGCTGAATGGTCCTTTGATCGAATCCCCGATCCATACTCTGTGGAAGTTCTCAAAGCGCGGGTCATACACATCTAAACTGCCATACTGTGTTCCCACCCATATTCTCCCCTTCTTGTCCTGAAAAAGAGCGGTAACAAAATTATCGGGGAGAGACACAGAATCGAACGGGTCATGAACGAAGACTTTGAAATTGTAACCATCATACCGATCCAATCCGTCCTTCGTGCCAAACCAGACAAATCCGCATGTGTCCTGTAAGATTGCGTATACAGAACTCTGCGATAATCCGTCGTCCGCTGTCAGGTGTCTGAGATAAGAGCCCACCATCTGGGAATATGAGGGTGCGGAGAACGATAGAACAGAAACTAAGAAAAGAATTGGCTGACGGTATCTACGCATGTATAATGTAGAAATCAAAACACGACTACAAAGTTCCCGAATTGGAATGGCTCAGCTTCGATCCCGGGTCATGCCGGCCCCGCCATGGGCGGGATGAACTCCTGCCGGAATCCCAAATTGGTTCTGGATGTCAGCTGGAGTTTACCCGGTGCTTGGCACGGGGCTGGCATGACAATCGTTATCACCAAAATAGCCCACTACCGGATCTTGACATTTATCGGATTCATTCTCAATTTCAGGATAAGCTGACATTCTTAGCCTGCTCGGGGCCGATGGGCGATCAGCCCTGACGGAATGAAGATCGATCTGATGAACTTCTGAAAAGAGGCGATGTCAGGTTTTCAAAACAAACTCGTCACAAAATTGAGATCTGACTCACGCGTGCACGTCGCCCAGGATATAATGCCAATCAGCTGGTTTCAGTCAGCCGGAGGATTGGCAAAAATAAAAAAATCGAGGAGACTTTTATAGTGCCTGTGCCTGTCGCTCAGTATTCAATCAGACCTTATGGAAGGAGCGAGAAGAAAAATGTGCTACCATCGAAGCGTATGTCAGGACAGAGGCGTAATGGAGAAGCCTTCATTAACAACTCCGACTAGTTTTGCGATGAGGGAATTAATTAGCTTTCCGATGATGAAGGCGCTTATCGGGCTCGTGTTCCTGACTTTTTTCTCAGCTGCCTCGTGGGCTCAGACACATAACTCAGAATGGCCTAGCGTTTTTTTTAGCGGATATGATCATGTGACCCATGGAGGAGTCTTTAACTATCATTCTCCGGATCCGGAAATCAACGCATCCCTTCTTGTTCGATCGGAAGATTCGTCGGAGTATGTGGAATGGGAAACGGACAAAGTGCCCGCCGACTTTCATGGATCGCAGGCCTATTTCGTCTGGATGTTCGGTATCGCGGTCACGGCAAACGGTCACTCCTTCCATTTGTCTGTAAACGGCAAAGAACTTCTTTCCTTTCGCAATCCGACGGTCAGTGAAAAGAAATCTTGGTCGTTGGATGGTGCAGGTGGATCCGAGCTTACGTTCATTCCGACCATGATCGATATGTACAATGACCTGATGGGATACGCTGTTTTGAGAATGCCTTTGAACGAGTTGAGGCTCGGACGAAGTCAGATTTTGCGAATCAACGGAGAGACCGCCGCAAGTCGGACATGGTACATGACTTTTGAATCGCCGGTTCAGGAAAAAATGAAAATAACACAACTTCCGTCTGCTGTCAGGGAAAACGGAGGAATCTATGATCTTCTTCGACTAGAAGTCACACATCTTGGAAGCCCGACAGCTGGGAAACTGTTTTTGA encodes the following:
- a CDS encoding response regulator transcription factor, which gives rise to MMHKEVTLIIADDHPIFRKGLVEVLRSTFRIVAEAGDGIEAVDAIERLEPEIAILDIDMPRMNGLEVMKEIERRRLDVNVIVLTMYDEEKMFNKALDFGVRGYVLKESAVTDIRDSVAAVSEGKYYISPSISGFLVRRNRGMSHYGTGLEELTQSERRIMRLISENKTSKDIAEELSISINTVENHRSHICRKLNITGNNALLRFALEKKELL
- a CDS encoding GLUG motif-containing protein, with amino-acid sequence MKTKSYTIIKVTIFFLLNTTITFSQTAVAPSGSGASGDPYQIDSLANLYWITQNSGSWDSYFRQTSNIDASSSSGWDSGQGFSTIGNSVTLFGGTYDGDGHTISGLYISRSGTSGIGMFGFVQGATIKNLGLAGENITGANYVGSLVGYTHNSTEISNSHSAGIVNGDGYAGGLVGYNENSTVSESYSTASVSGVDGVGGLVGGNHSAAVSNSYAAGSVSGSNTGSSDVGGLVGDNILSTISNSYSTGSVSGSDQRAGGLVGYNATSTVSNSYSTGSVSGGSFIGGLIGFGFTSTVNSSFWDTQTSGQSTDGTNAGGGTGETTLDMKLQSTFSDSGWDFTTPVWAISSGINNGYPYLVSVTDISLAVQATGFLATTDMNSVTLSWKTQSEVDNAGFNVLREDPGSSFLKPISNYIDNTALRGLGTMSTGRAYSFIDDHVASGSTYRYEIQSVSTHATTEDLFALSVTVGVPSEYALYQNYPNPFNPSTTIRFDLKEQSNVTLDVYNVLGQSVFEDNYGNMNAGRYNEAVNMERFASGVYFYRITAVGDDGQKFVSIKKLELMK
- a CDS encoding response regulator transcription factor, with amino-acid sequence MKIMIVDDNARIRETIRKIVQNQFDEVIEFADASSALAACIFEKPDWVLMDIRMPGMDGIEATRLIHNIFPTSRVTIVTEYADDRHRKAAAEAGADSFVSKENLTELRRIVADIKKEI
- a CDS encoding two-component regulator propeller domain-containing protein is translated as MRRYRQPILFLVSVLSFSAPSYSQMVGSYLRHLTADDGLSQSSVYAILQDTCGFVWFGTKDGLDRYDGYNFKVFVHDPFDSVSLPDNFVTALFQDKKGRIWVGTQYGSLDVYDPRFENFHRVWIGDSIKGPFSDAAIAEDNEGNLWFGTSGDGLVEISFADNHGSAKSAQGDIPFKYYVSKWDTSNTKAFPNNVVSALLCDRSGTLWAGVGGELLSFDPCSNKREVKEYNFLPPPDKINAEILSLYQDSMGDIWAGTNAGLYKLDKRRNLFVSYFEDSRSNHQQLGGIRTICEDTRGRLWLGTFSSIFLLDLKDNQHQLLLNQQSGAICIKRDKSGAIWIGTGGYGLYVYTPNVIHFESFTEKSGVGWPNESVRSILVDSEGRLWIASYGGFYMMNRGRKTFGIIHTKMSDPVRSILQDRDGKLWFASDLGIACMNIRNNSIRYFSHHPEDPASLSSSIVAGLFQDSHGAMWAVTPGCIDKLNIKSGTWSHFYFDRNPGPQNDPPPTSMCQTSDGSIWITSRTGLWRFNPETKSFTHYVEGSDEKKGLSSNITLSLCHDPFQHVIWIGTEGGGLDRLDIHTGEVTTFTEADGLPDNVVYGILRDEGGTLWLSTNKGLAEFDPRTKSIATYKQADGLQGNEYNTGAYFKSPSGELFFGGINGFDAFQPDESQHENYDPNIVITGIDLFGKPLAARDKSGVLSESLQNTKSITLDYKQNVLSLTFASLDFNDPRKNKYEYRLIGFDRDFIPANTSRTVTYTNLDPGKYTFVVRGTNSSGMWSSREANLQILVLPPFWMTWWFRAIVIAAFVSIGPAIYFRRISAYNKEKRQREMFSRRLIESQENERKRIAAEIHDSLGQNLLVVKNRALLALEKPELAEDIRDHLAEISDTVSSTLKEMREISRNLRPYELDRFGITEALKSVVERVGDSSGVSFTMDIDNIDSVLTKEAEINIYRIVQESLNNIVKHSKASGAQVTVARFNNRLQIVVRDNGIGFYSSSSDGDKDGNSGLGLDSISERVRIINGTYEIESLPGSGTTISINVPLHDA